The segment aagtCCATAAGAGGAGGCATCGATGGGAGCTGAAGCACcagcttttctattttttttctgggatAAATGAATAAGGATACTCTATTCCTGCATATTTACTATTTTTGGTGCACAATGCAATCTATCCTTTTCCGAAAAAAGAGCCTTTCTGTTAGTCTTACTGCAAGCCATACAGCTAGCCTGTTTGGTGCTGGCTTGATGCTGTATGTGTTAGTTTGTGAATCTAAATGTTTTGGTCAATACCTGTTAGTTAAAAACTGTTGGTATTTGACAGGGGCGAAAATCTGTGGCCATAAAGAGAGTTTGTCGCTTCTCTATATTCTCATGCAACTAGGTTTTCTTTGCTTAAAGGAATCTTGGACATGGGAAGTCTTTATTTTCCATATCATGTAACAGGCCATTAAAtttagccaaaaaaataaaaaacaaaaacaaaaaatagaaaccactattttttttttcttttcatatacaCTTATCATGGTGGTGGAAAAATTATATGTTCTGAACCTCATCTGACTGCATCGCAATCTGCAAAATTTCAACTTCATTTTTAGAACCATTTAGGTCCATTACTGTACTGTGAAGTAACTCTTTTGGATggattggaataaaaaattctttggCATGGTGAATGAGTTTGGTTTTTGCAATCCATAACCTTTTGAATTCCAAAATTATGTGTGTCATGAACCTCATCTAACAGCATTGTGAactataaaatttcagcttcaTTTCTAGAATAGTTTAGGTTCATACTGTATTGTGAAATGGTTCTTTCAGGTGGTTTTGGATCAATTACTCTGGCTTGGTGAATGAGCTTGGTGAATTCAGTAACTTTTTAATCAGCGAATGGGAGATTCAAGATGCTTAATGCTTGTTATTATTCTTGAGACCTTTGAAAAATTTATCTAGACAAGTTGCTTGAGGTGTTTTGTTGAACAGGGCATTCCACTGATGCCATGAACCATATAGAAGATGAGTATGTTCCCATTAGAGATGCGGAGGATGCCCAACTGGGAATGTTTGACAAACCCCTTCCTTGCTTTGGCTGTGGAATTGGATGGTTTTCGTGAGTATTGCTTCCCTTCTTCTCCCTTATTGCTCTCACTCATGGATGCTTCTTTTTACTGCTGCCTCTTGCTTGGATTTGTGTTCCCATTCTTTTCTCATGGATGCGCCGTTTCTCTGAAGCCTTTTGCTTGGATTTGTGTTCCCACTGATGTGGTACTTCTCAGCAATTCTCTACTTTGGGAAGTACTATAACAAGGATCCAAGGGAGCGATCTGGCCTTGCTGCGTGTGCAATAGCTGTGAGTGTTGagcttaattattaatttttttgtagcaTGGTTTGTCTCGCAATTTTCGGTCATGCAGCTGATGTAACATCAAATATGATACCTGTCTCTATTATTACTATGCCATTATTAAAAATCCATAGCTTGAGAAAAACATGAACTCATGGGTTCTAGCATTGGAATAAAGGCTTGACAGAGCATCATGATGCCAGTGGGTTAGATTGCCATTTAGTTCCAAGTCAGAATCACTTTTAAAATGCTACTCATTCTGTCCTTCATTTCATGGTGTTTCTTCTGCTTGTTTTACATGGGCTGCTCCACTTAATTGATGAAAGAAGCCTTTCCAAACCCAAAAGAGGTACAGATTGAGCTTTTCATTGTAGTTTCCTATCATAGAAAGAGCAATGCTATGATGAGGTGACAGTTCACGTCCTTTGTGCCGGGCACACATTTTTCAATCACATAAGCACTTTTACCTTGAAGTATTTCATGATAGGTATCAAAAAATTTGTCTGGAAACTGGAAAGTACTTAATCTTGGGAGAGACCAGAGGTTCAACGTGGCTGTGCCAACCATTGTACTAATTGGTGCTCCCAGAGGTGTACTGAGTTATCTATTGGACATGCTTGGGATGAATCTTTGTGTTTAAGTGGTTTGTTCATGAAGTAATTAtctgtcttttattttatttgatttccaaTTACCATGAACATTGCAGGCTATAACGTTCACAGTAGCTGCGGTGATCACTTTGCTCGTTTATTTGTTGTGATTCTTGCCTCTACAATTTCATCTTGTGGCTGCAGTGTATGTTTCTAAACAATAAGATGAACCTGATCGTGAGCGGCTTAGTCTCTCGTGCTCTAGTTGTAATGGGCCAAGAGGAAAAGAATATCAGCACGGTGAATGATCGAGCTATCTTACATCTGTAGCTGCAACTAATTTCCCCAGTCTTGTACATAATACAAAAGTGTTGTATGATgatgggcaaaaaaaaaaaaaaaaacagagagaagaaaCGAAAGAAACAACGAAACTGTTAAATGCCCTCTTAGTGGGAGTATGTAAAGTGTTTATATCAAACTTACAGAGCAAATCACTCTGTATTTATGCGATGATGCATTAGAAAATGCGACATTCCTTGATATATTATTTCAGAGTTTGCTGGAAGCAGCAGCTATCTCAACTTGTTGCAAATTGACAATTGAAGGAAAGTGACTTCCAATATGAAAATTCCCCATGTTTATTTCATTCATGCCTTGCGTTTCTTTGAAGCTACCCAGGATCTTAAGAAGGCACGTTGCTTGTTTGCAACTGGGATTTCATGTCTATTCGATCCATTTCCTCACTGCGGTTGGATGAGGTCCATGCTGATGCATCTAGCAGCCAGAACTGCAAATCATGTCCATGAAAAGAAGACGATTTGGTTATATGTAGTAGTAGTGATAGAACTTCTGCCTATGGATTTCGTTGTAGTTATATTTGCTTTGTAATTAATTGGTTTTGGTTGATTATAGATgatgttattatatttatgtaaatgtatattttattattaataaaagcctaacttgtttttaatataatataatattagattaataaatctaatatttgatttatgaatctaAACTAAAGATAGAGTTCATGGGACAAAatgttttgcaaagaaaattataagtgCATCGATTAggaacattttagaaacaatactttgatacaataaaaatcttataattatagaaaatatttagtAACAAAACTTTATATTAGGGTTTTTGTGTGATCCTTTATTCAACATAATTCTATGTTTTTATGCTTGTTATCTTTCTTGTGTTGCTTCCTTCTACGTCAAATGGTATCAAACCCCAACGATCCCAAGCTATTTGCTTGTTGTGTGATGGAATAACCATGGATGGAAGATGTCATAGAGTAAAACATGTTCAAATAAGAGAGGATAAATAGATTCTCTCTCTCGATAGAGAAATATCCAGAAGTTGGTGATAAAAGACATGTAGAGAcagattgtaaaattaaaaagatatattcaaGAACCAGTGATAGAAGATATGCAGAGATAAATTGCAAAATTAACCCGATAATTGGCAAAAAAAGGAGCTTAAGGGATCATAAGAAGAGTGATTATGGATTTATAACTAGTTTTGAGAACGTGTTTCAAAAGCATAAACAAAGGAAGCTACTTCTTGATTACGATGAATATGATATTGAAACATAAACTTTTCATAACTCTAATTCTTATGTGGATTGAGATCAACCATCAAAATTTGATGAGGAAGAAACTTAAAATGTTATTAAGCTTGAAGGTTataagaatcataaaaaaattatacattagGATTTACAAGGATTCTCTTGTGaaagtgaataattttttgatactCCAAAAAAGTGTTTTGGAGCTAGTTTTAAAGATATTAAAGTATTACAAATTCTCATCCATAAAGAAATCAATTGATTAACCTATTATTCATTACCAACAACCAAGTGTCAAAAGTTGATGTTTTATGATTTCAAGGTGGATTTGG is part of the Populus nigra chromosome 8, ddPopNigr1.1, whole genome shotgun sequence genome and harbors:
- the LOC133702080 gene encoding large ribosomal subunit protein eL20z-like, with protein sequence MNHIEDEYVPIRDAEDAQLGMFDKPLPCFGCGIGWFSLLLGFVFPLMWYFSAILYFGKYYNKDPRERSGLAACAIAAITFTVAAVITLLVYLL